A section of the Perognathus longimembris pacificus isolate PPM17 chromosome 7, ASM2315922v1, whole genome shotgun sequence genome encodes:
- the Srsf11 gene encoding serine/arginine-rich splicing factor 11 isoform X1 produces the protein MSNTTVVPSTAGPGPSGGPGGGGGGGGGGTEVIQVTNVSPSASSEQMRTLFGFLGKIDELRLFPPDDSPLPVSSRVCFVKFHDPDSAVVAQHLTNTVFVDRALIVVPYAEGVIPDETKALSLLAPANAVAGLLPGGGLLPTPNPLTQIGAVPLAALGAPTLDPALAALGLPGANLNSQSLAADQLLKLMSTVDPKGIFSLASQDFMCNFGRPLATASVSPHLQTKRLNHVAAGLVSPSLKSDTSSKEIEEAMKRVREAQSLISAAIEPDKKEEKRRHSRSRSRSRRRRTPSSSRHRRSRSRSRRRSHSKSRSRRRSKSPRRRRSHSRERGRRSRSTSKTRDKKKEDKEKKRSKTPPKSYSTARRSRSASSLHISDFRERRRRRSRSGTRSPKKPRSPKRKLSRSPSPRRHKKEKKKDKDKERSRDERERSTSKKKKSKDKEKDREKKSESDKDVKQVTRDYDEEEQGYDSEKEKKEEKKSADSGSPKTKECSVEKGTGDSLRESKVNGDDHHEEDMDMSD, from the exons ATGAGCAACACCACCGTCGTCCCCAGCACTGCGGGCCCCGGTCCCAGCGGCGGGCCCGGCGGCGGAggtggcggcggaggcggcggcacCGAGGTAATCCAGGTGACGAATGTCTCCCCGAGCGCTAGCTCTGAGCAGATGCGGACTCTCTTCGGTTTCCTAGGCAAGATCGACGAACTGCGCCTCTTCCCGCCGGA tgaTTCACCTTTGCCAGTCTCATCTCGTGTCTGCTTTGTTAAATTCCATGATCCAGACTCAGCAGTTGTGGCACAGCATCTGACAAATACTGTATTCGTTGACAGAGCTTTGATAGTCGTACCATATGCAGAAG GAGTTATTCCTGATGAGACTAAGGCTTTGTCTCTGTTGGCACCAGCTAATGCAGTGGCAGGTCTTCTGCCTGGTGGTGGTCTCCTGCCTACACCTAACCCACTTACCCAG ATTGGCGCTGTTCCATTGGCTGCTTTAGGAGCTCCTACTCTTGATCCTGCCCTTGCTGCACTTGGGCTTCCTGGAGCAAACTTGAACTCTCAG TCTCTTGCTGCAGATCAGTTGCTGAAGCTTATGAGTACTGTTGATCCCaa GGGCATCTTTAGCCTTGCCAGTCAGGATTTCATGTGTAACTTTGGTCGGCCATTGGccactgcctcagtttctccccatCTGCAAACTAAAAG GTTGAATCATGTAGCTGCTGGTCTTGTTTCACCAAGTCTGAAATCAGATACTTCTagtaaagaaatagaggaagccaTGAAAAGAGTACGAGAAGCCCAATCCCTGATATCTGCTGCTATAGAGCCAG ataaaaaagaagaaaaaagaaggcattcAAGATCAAGATCACGTTCACGCAGGAGGCGGACTCCTTCATCTTCCAGACACAG GCGATCAAGAAGCAGGTCCAGGAGGCGATCGCATTCTAAATCAAGGAGTAGACGACGATCCAAAAGTCCAAGACGGAGAAGATCTCATTCCAGAGAAAGAGGTAGAAGGTCAAGGAGCACATCAAAAACCAG agataaaaagaaggaagacaaagaaaagaaacgtTCCAAAACACCACCAAAAAGTTACAGCACCGCCAGACGTTCTAGAAGTGCAAGCAG TTTGCACATTTCTGATTTTAGAGagagacgaagaagaagaagccgaAGTGGGACAAGATCTCCTAAAAAACCTAGGTCTCCTAAAAGAAAATTGTCACGCTCACCGTCCCCTAGGAG AcataaaaaggagaagaagaaagataaagacaaagaaagaagcagagatgAAAGGGAACGATcaacaagcaaaaagaagaaaagtaaagataAGGAAAAGGAtcgggaaaaaaaatcagagagtgATAAAGATGTAAAA CAGGTTACACGGGATTATGATGAAGAAGAACAGGGCTATGACagtgaaaaagagaagaaagaggagaagaaatcaGCAGACTCTGGGTCCCCTAAAACCAAGGAATGTTCTGTTGAAAAAGGAACTGGTGATTCACTAAGAGAATCCAAAGTGAATGGGGATGATCATCATGAGGAAGACATGGATATGAGTGACTGA
- the Srsf11 gene encoding serine/arginine-rich splicing factor 11 isoform X2, with product MSNTTVVPSTAGPGPSGGPGGGGGGGGGGTEVIQVTNVSPSASSEQMRTLFGFLGKIDELRLFPPDDSPLPVSSRVCFVKFHDPDSAVVAQHLTNTVFVDRALIVVPYAEGVIPDETKALSLLAPANAVAGLLPGGGLLPTPNPLTQIGAVPLAALGAPTLDPALAALGLPGANLNSQSLAADQLLKLMSTVDPKGIFSLASQDFMCNFGRPLATASVSPHLQTKRLNHVAAGLVSPSLKSDTSSKEIEEAMKRVREAQSLISAAIEPDKKEEKRRHSRSRSRSRRRRTPSSSRHRRSRSRSRRRSHSKSRSRRRSKSPRRRRSHSRERGRRSRSTSKTRDKKKEDKEKKRSKTPPKSYSTARRSRSASSLHISDFRERRRRRSRSGTRSPKKPRSPKRKLSRSPSPRRHKKEKKKDKDKERSRDERERSTSKKKKSKDKEKDREKKSESDKDVKVTRDYDEEEQGYDSEKEKKEEKKSADSGSPKTKECSVEKGTGDSLRESKVNGDDHHEEDMDMSD from the exons ATGAGCAACACCACCGTCGTCCCCAGCACTGCGGGCCCCGGTCCCAGCGGCGGGCCCGGCGGCGGAggtggcggcggaggcggcggcacCGAGGTAATCCAGGTGACGAATGTCTCCCCGAGCGCTAGCTCTGAGCAGATGCGGACTCTCTTCGGTTTCCTAGGCAAGATCGACGAACTGCGCCTCTTCCCGCCGGA tgaTTCACCTTTGCCAGTCTCATCTCGTGTCTGCTTTGTTAAATTCCATGATCCAGACTCAGCAGTTGTGGCACAGCATCTGACAAATACTGTATTCGTTGACAGAGCTTTGATAGTCGTACCATATGCAGAAG GAGTTATTCCTGATGAGACTAAGGCTTTGTCTCTGTTGGCACCAGCTAATGCAGTGGCAGGTCTTCTGCCTGGTGGTGGTCTCCTGCCTACACCTAACCCACTTACCCAG ATTGGCGCTGTTCCATTGGCTGCTTTAGGAGCTCCTACTCTTGATCCTGCCCTTGCTGCACTTGGGCTTCCTGGAGCAAACTTGAACTCTCAG TCTCTTGCTGCAGATCAGTTGCTGAAGCTTATGAGTACTGTTGATCCCaa GGGCATCTTTAGCCTTGCCAGTCAGGATTTCATGTGTAACTTTGGTCGGCCATTGGccactgcctcagtttctccccatCTGCAAACTAAAAG GTTGAATCATGTAGCTGCTGGTCTTGTTTCACCAAGTCTGAAATCAGATACTTCTagtaaagaaatagaggaagccaTGAAAAGAGTACGAGAAGCCCAATCCCTGATATCTGCTGCTATAGAGCCAG ataaaaaagaagaaaaaagaaggcattcAAGATCAAGATCACGTTCACGCAGGAGGCGGACTCCTTCATCTTCCAGACACAG GCGATCAAGAAGCAGGTCCAGGAGGCGATCGCATTCTAAATCAAGGAGTAGACGACGATCCAAAAGTCCAAGACGGAGAAGATCTCATTCCAGAGAAAGAGGTAGAAGGTCAAGGAGCACATCAAAAACCAG agataaaaagaaggaagacaaagaaaagaaacgtTCCAAAACACCACCAAAAAGTTACAGCACCGCCAGACGTTCTAGAAGTGCAAGCAG TTTGCACATTTCTGATTTTAGAGagagacgaagaagaagaagccgaAGTGGGACAAGATCTCCTAAAAAACCTAGGTCTCCTAAAAGAAAATTGTCACGCTCACCGTCCCCTAGGAG AcataaaaaggagaagaagaaagataaagacaaagaaagaagcagagatgAAAGGGAACGATcaacaagcaaaaagaagaaaagtaaagataAGGAAAAGGAtcgggaaaaaaaatcagagagtgATAAAGATGTAAAA GTTACACGGGATTATGATGAAGAAGAACAGGGCTATGACagtgaaaaagagaagaaagaggagaagaaatcaGCAGACTCTGGGTCCCCTAAAACCAAGGAATGTTCTGTTGAAAAAGGAACTGGTGATTCACTAAGAGAATCCAAAGTGAATGGGGATGATCATCATGAGGAAGACATGGATATGAGTGACTGA
- the Srsf11 gene encoding serine/arginine-rich splicing factor 11 isoform X3 codes for MSNTTVVPSTAGPGPSGGPGGGGGGGGGGTEVIQVTNVSPSASSEQMRTLFGFLGKIDELRLFPPDDSPLPVSSRVCFVKFHDPDSAVVAQHLTNTVFVDRALIVVPYAEGVIPDETKALSLLAPANAVAGLLPGGGLLPTPNPLTQIGAVPLAALGAPTLDPALAALGLPGANLNSQSLAADQLLKLMSTVDPKGIFSLASQDFMCNFGRPLATASVSPHLQTKRLNHVAAGLVSPSLKSDTSSKEIEEAMKRVREAQSLISAAIEPDKKEEKRRHSRSRSRSRRRRTPSSSRHRRSRSRSRRRSHSKSRSRRRSKSPRRRRSHSRERGRRSRSTSKTRDKKKEDKEKKRSKTPPKSYSTARRSRSASRERRRRRSRSGTRSPKKPRSPKRKLSRSPSPRRHKKEKKKDKDKERSRDERERSTSKKKKSKDKEKDREKKSESDKDVKQVTRDYDEEEQGYDSEKEKKEEKKSADSGSPKTKECSVEKGTGDSLRESKVNGDDHHEEDMDMSD; via the exons ATGAGCAACACCACCGTCGTCCCCAGCACTGCGGGCCCCGGTCCCAGCGGCGGGCCCGGCGGCGGAggtggcggcggaggcggcggcacCGAGGTAATCCAGGTGACGAATGTCTCCCCGAGCGCTAGCTCTGAGCAGATGCGGACTCTCTTCGGTTTCCTAGGCAAGATCGACGAACTGCGCCTCTTCCCGCCGGA tgaTTCACCTTTGCCAGTCTCATCTCGTGTCTGCTTTGTTAAATTCCATGATCCAGACTCAGCAGTTGTGGCACAGCATCTGACAAATACTGTATTCGTTGACAGAGCTTTGATAGTCGTACCATATGCAGAAG GAGTTATTCCTGATGAGACTAAGGCTTTGTCTCTGTTGGCACCAGCTAATGCAGTGGCAGGTCTTCTGCCTGGTGGTGGTCTCCTGCCTACACCTAACCCACTTACCCAG ATTGGCGCTGTTCCATTGGCTGCTTTAGGAGCTCCTACTCTTGATCCTGCCCTTGCTGCACTTGGGCTTCCTGGAGCAAACTTGAACTCTCAG TCTCTTGCTGCAGATCAGTTGCTGAAGCTTATGAGTACTGTTGATCCCaa GGGCATCTTTAGCCTTGCCAGTCAGGATTTCATGTGTAACTTTGGTCGGCCATTGGccactgcctcagtttctccccatCTGCAAACTAAAAG GTTGAATCATGTAGCTGCTGGTCTTGTTTCACCAAGTCTGAAATCAGATACTTCTagtaaagaaatagaggaagccaTGAAAAGAGTACGAGAAGCCCAATCCCTGATATCTGCTGCTATAGAGCCAG ataaaaaagaagaaaaaagaaggcattcAAGATCAAGATCACGTTCACGCAGGAGGCGGACTCCTTCATCTTCCAGACACAG GCGATCAAGAAGCAGGTCCAGGAGGCGATCGCATTCTAAATCAAGGAGTAGACGACGATCCAAAAGTCCAAGACGGAGAAGATCTCATTCCAGAGAAAGAGGTAGAAGGTCAAGGAGCACATCAAAAACCAG agataaaaagaaggaagacaaagaaaagaaacgtTCCAAAACACCACCAAAAAGTTACAGCACCGCCAGACGTTCTAGAAGTGCAAGCAG AGagagacgaagaagaagaagccgaAGTGGGACAAGATCTCCTAAAAAACCTAGGTCTCCTAAAAGAAAATTGTCACGCTCACCGTCCCCTAGGAG AcataaaaaggagaagaagaaagataaagacaaagaaagaagcagagatgAAAGGGAACGATcaacaagcaaaaagaagaaaagtaaagataAGGAAAAGGAtcgggaaaaaaaatcagagagtgATAAAGATGTAAAA CAGGTTACACGGGATTATGATGAAGAAGAACAGGGCTATGACagtgaaaaagagaagaaagaggagaagaaatcaGCAGACTCTGGGTCCCCTAAAACCAAGGAATGTTCTGTTGAAAAAGGAACTGGTGATTCACTAAGAGAATCCAAAGTGAATGGGGATGATCATCATGAGGAAGACATGGATATGAGTGACTGA
- the Srsf11 gene encoding serine/arginine-rich splicing factor 11 isoform X5 codes for MSNTTVVPSTAGPGPSGGPGGGGGGGGGGTEVIQVTNVSPSASSEQMRTLFGFLGKIDELRLFPPDDSPLPVSSRVCFVKFHDPDSAVVAQHLTNTVFVDRALIVVPYAEGVIPDETKALSLLAPANAVAGLLPGGGLLPTPNPLTQIGAVPLAALGAPTLDPALAALGLPGANLNSQSLAADQLLKLMSTVDPKLNHVAAGLVSPSLKSDTSSKEIEEAMKRVREAQSLISAAIEPDKKEEKRRHSRSRSRSRRRRTPSSSRHRRSRSRSRRRSHSKSRSRRRSKSPRRRRSHSRERGRRSRSTSKTRDKKKEDKEKKRSKTPPKSYSTARRSRSASSLHISDFRERRRRRSRSGTRSPKKPRSPKRKLSRSPSPRRHKKEKKKDKDKERSRDERERSTSKKKKSKDKEKDREKKSESDKDVKVTRDYDEEEQGYDSEKEKKEEKKSADSGSPKTKECSVEKGTGDSLRESKVNGDDHHEEDMDMSD; via the exons ATGAGCAACACCACCGTCGTCCCCAGCACTGCGGGCCCCGGTCCCAGCGGCGGGCCCGGCGGCGGAggtggcggcggaggcggcggcacCGAGGTAATCCAGGTGACGAATGTCTCCCCGAGCGCTAGCTCTGAGCAGATGCGGACTCTCTTCGGTTTCCTAGGCAAGATCGACGAACTGCGCCTCTTCCCGCCGGA tgaTTCACCTTTGCCAGTCTCATCTCGTGTCTGCTTTGTTAAATTCCATGATCCAGACTCAGCAGTTGTGGCACAGCATCTGACAAATACTGTATTCGTTGACAGAGCTTTGATAGTCGTACCATATGCAGAAG GAGTTATTCCTGATGAGACTAAGGCTTTGTCTCTGTTGGCACCAGCTAATGCAGTGGCAGGTCTTCTGCCTGGTGGTGGTCTCCTGCCTACACCTAACCCACTTACCCAG ATTGGCGCTGTTCCATTGGCTGCTTTAGGAGCTCCTACTCTTGATCCTGCCCTTGCTGCACTTGGGCTTCCTGGAGCAAACTTGAACTCTCAG TCTCTTGCTGCAGATCAGTTGCTGAAGCTTATGAGTACTGTTGATCCCaa GTTGAATCATGTAGCTGCTGGTCTTGTTTCACCAAGTCTGAAATCAGATACTTCTagtaaagaaatagaggaagccaTGAAAAGAGTACGAGAAGCCCAATCCCTGATATCTGCTGCTATAGAGCCAG ataaaaaagaagaaaaaagaaggcattcAAGATCAAGATCACGTTCACGCAGGAGGCGGACTCCTTCATCTTCCAGACACAG GCGATCAAGAAGCAGGTCCAGGAGGCGATCGCATTCTAAATCAAGGAGTAGACGACGATCCAAAAGTCCAAGACGGAGAAGATCTCATTCCAGAGAAAGAGGTAGAAGGTCAAGGAGCACATCAAAAACCAG agataaaaagaaggaagacaaagaaaagaaacgtTCCAAAACACCACCAAAAAGTTACAGCACCGCCAGACGTTCTAGAAGTGCAAGCAG TTTGCACATTTCTGATTTTAGAGagagacgaagaagaagaagccgaAGTGGGACAAGATCTCCTAAAAAACCTAGGTCTCCTAAAAGAAAATTGTCACGCTCACCGTCCCCTAGGAG AcataaaaaggagaagaagaaagataaagacaaagaaagaagcagagatgAAAGGGAACGATcaacaagcaaaaagaagaaaagtaaagataAGGAAAAGGAtcgggaaaaaaaatcagagagtgATAAAGATGTAAAA GTTACACGGGATTATGATGAAGAAGAACAGGGCTATGACagtgaaaaagagaagaaagaggagaagaaatcaGCAGACTCTGGGTCCCCTAAAACCAAGGAATGTTCTGTTGAAAAAGGAACTGGTGATTCACTAAGAGAATCCAAAGTGAATGGGGATGATCATCATGAGGAAGACATGGATATGAGTGACTGA
- the Srsf11 gene encoding serine/arginine-rich splicing factor 11 isoform X4 translates to MSNTTVVPSTAGPGPSGGPGGGGGGGGGGTEVIQVTNVSPSASSEQMRTLFGFLGKIDELRLFPPDDSPLPVSSRVCFVKFHDPDSAVVAQHLTNTVFVDRALIVVPYAEGVIPDETKALSLLAPANAVAGLLPGGGLLPTPNPLTQIGAVPLAALGAPTLDPALAALGLPGANLNSQSLAADQLLKLMSTVDPKLNHVAAGLVSPSLKSDTSSKEIEEAMKRVREAQSLISAAIEPDKKEEKRRHSRSRSRSRRRRTPSSSRHRRSRSRSRRRSHSKSRSRRRSKSPRRRRSHSRERGRRSRSTSKTRDKKKEDKEKKRSKTPPKSYSTARRSRSASSLHISDFRERRRRRSRSGTRSPKKPRSPKRKLSRSPSPRRHKKEKKKDKDKERSRDERERSTSKKKKSKDKEKDREKKSESDKDVKQVTRDYDEEEQGYDSEKEKKEEKKSADSGSPKTKECSVEKGTGDSLRESKVNGDDHHEEDMDMSD, encoded by the exons ATGAGCAACACCACCGTCGTCCCCAGCACTGCGGGCCCCGGTCCCAGCGGCGGGCCCGGCGGCGGAggtggcggcggaggcggcggcacCGAGGTAATCCAGGTGACGAATGTCTCCCCGAGCGCTAGCTCTGAGCAGATGCGGACTCTCTTCGGTTTCCTAGGCAAGATCGACGAACTGCGCCTCTTCCCGCCGGA tgaTTCACCTTTGCCAGTCTCATCTCGTGTCTGCTTTGTTAAATTCCATGATCCAGACTCAGCAGTTGTGGCACAGCATCTGACAAATACTGTATTCGTTGACAGAGCTTTGATAGTCGTACCATATGCAGAAG GAGTTATTCCTGATGAGACTAAGGCTTTGTCTCTGTTGGCACCAGCTAATGCAGTGGCAGGTCTTCTGCCTGGTGGTGGTCTCCTGCCTACACCTAACCCACTTACCCAG ATTGGCGCTGTTCCATTGGCTGCTTTAGGAGCTCCTACTCTTGATCCTGCCCTTGCTGCACTTGGGCTTCCTGGAGCAAACTTGAACTCTCAG TCTCTTGCTGCAGATCAGTTGCTGAAGCTTATGAGTACTGTTGATCCCaa GTTGAATCATGTAGCTGCTGGTCTTGTTTCACCAAGTCTGAAATCAGATACTTCTagtaaagaaatagaggaagccaTGAAAAGAGTACGAGAAGCCCAATCCCTGATATCTGCTGCTATAGAGCCAG ataaaaaagaagaaaaaagaaggcattcAAGATCAAGATCACGTTCACGCAGGAGGCGGACTCCTTCATCTTCCAGACACAG GCGATCAAGAAGCAGGTCCAGGAGGCGATCGCATTCTAAATCAAGGAGTAGACGACGATCCAAAAGTCCAAGACGGAGAAGATCTCATTCCAGAGAAAGAGGTAGAAGGTCAAGGAGCACATCAAAAACCAG agataaaaagaaggaagacaaagaaaagaaacgtTCCAAAACACCACCAAAAAGTTACAGCACCGCCAGACGTTCTAGAAGTGCAAGCAG TTTGCACATTTCTGATTTTAGAGagagacgaagaagaagaagccgaAGTGGGACAAGATCTCCTAAAAAACCTAGGTCTCCTAAAAGAAAATTGTCACGCTCACCGTCCCCTAGGAG AcataaaaaggagaagaagaaagataaagacaaagaaagaagcagagatgAAAGGGAACGATcaacaagcaaaaagaagaaaagtaaagataAGGAAAAGGAtcgggaaaaaaaatcagagagtgATAAAGATGTAAAA CAGGTTACACGGGATTATGATGAAGAAGAACAGGGCTATGACagtgaaaaagagaagaaagaggagaagaaatcaGCAGACTCTGGGTCCCCTAAAACCAAGGAATGTTCTGTTGAAAAAGGAACTGGTGATTCACTAAGAGAATCCAAAGTGAATGGGGATGATCATCATGAGGAAGACATGGATATGAGTGACTGA
- the Srsf11 gene encoding serine/arginine-rich splicing factor 11 isoform X7 gives MSNTTVVPSTAGPGPSGGPGGGGGGGGGGTEVIQVTNVSPSASSEQMRTLFGFLGKIDELRLFPPDDSPLPVSSRVCFVKFHDPDSAVVAQHLTNTVFVDRALIVVPYAEGVIPDETKALSLLAPANAVAGLLPGGGLLPTPNPLTQIGAVPLAALGAPTLDPALAALGLPGANLNSQSLAADQLLKLMSTVDPKLNHVAAGLVSPSLKSDTSSKEIEEAMKRVREAQSLISAAIEPDKKEEKRRHSRSRSRSRRRRTPSSSRHRRSRSRSRRRSHSKSRSRRRSKSPRRRRSHSRERGRRSRSTSKTRDKKKEDKEKKRSKTPPKSYSTARRSRSASRERRRRRSRSGTRSPKKPRSPKRKLSRSPSPRRHKKEKKKDKDKERSRDERERSTSKKKKSKDKEKDREKKSESDKDVKVTRDYDEEEQGYDSEKEKKEEKKSADSGSPKTKECSVEKGTGDSLRESKVNGDDHHEEDMDMSD, from the exons ATGAGCAACACCACCGTCGTCCCCAGCACTGCGGGCCCCGGTCCCAGCGGCGGGCCCGGCGGCGGAggtggcggcggaggcggcggcacCGAGGTAATCCAGGTGACGAATGTCTCCCCGAGCGCTAGCTCTGAGCAGATGCGGACTCTCTTCGGTTTCCTAGGCAAGATCGACGAACTGCGCCTCTTCCCGCCGGA tgaTTCACCTTTGCCAGTCTCATCTCGTGTCTGCTTTGTTAAATTCCATGATCCAGACTCAGCAGTTGTGGCACAGCATCTGACAAATACTGTATTCGTTGACAGAGCTTTGATAGTCGTACCATATGCAGAAG GAGTTATTCCTGATGAGACTAAGGCTTTGTCTCTGTTGGCACCAGCTAATGCAGTGGCAGGTCTTCTGCCTGGTGGTGGTCTCCTGCCTACACCTAACCCACTTACCCAG ATTGGCGCTGTTCCATTGGCTGCTTTAGGAGCTCCTACTCTTGATCCTGCCCTTGCTGCACTTGGGCTTCCTGGAGCAAACTTGAACTCTCAG TCTCTTGCTGCAGATCAGTTGCTGAAGCTTATGAGTACTGTTGATCCCaa GTTGAATCATGTAGCTGCTGGTCTTGTTTCACCAAGTCTGAAATCAGATACTTCTagtaaagaaatagaggaagccaTGAAAAGAGTACGAGAAGCCCAATCCCTGATATCTGCTGCTATAGAGCCAG ataaaaaagaagaaaaaagaaggcattcAAGATCAAGATCACGTTCACGCAGGAGGCGGACTCCTTCATCTTCCAGACACAG GCGATCAAGAAGCAGGTCCAGGAGGCGATCGCATTCTAAATCAAGGAGTAGACGACGATCCAAAAGTCCAAGACGGAGAAGATCTCATTCCAGAGAAAGAGGTAGAAGGTCAAGGAGCACATCAAAAACCAG agataaaaagaaggaagacaaagaaaagaaacgtTCCAAAACACCACCAAAAAGTTACAGCACCGCCAGACGTTCTAGAAGTGCAAGCAG AGagagacgaagaagaagaagccgaAGTGGGACAAGATCTCCTAAAAAACCTAGGTCTCCTAAAAGAAAATTGTCACGCTCACCGTCCCCTAGGAG AcataaaaaggagaagaagaaagataaagacaaagaaagaagcagagatgAAAGGGAACGATcaacaagcaaaaagaagaaaagtaaagataAGGAAAAGGAtcgggaaaaaaaatcagagagtgATAAAGATGTAAAA GTTACACGGGATTATGATGAAGAAGAACAGGGCTATGACagtgaaaaagagaagaaagaggagaagaaatcaGCAGACTCTGGGTCCCCTAAAACCAAGGAATGTTCTGTTGAAAAAGGAACTGGTGATTCACTAAGAGAATCCAAAGTGAATGGGGATGATCATCATGAGGAAGACATGGATATGAGTGACTGA
- the Srsf11 gene encoding serine/arginine-rich splicing factor 11 isoform X6: MSNTTVVPSTAGPGPSGGPGGGGGGGGGGTEVIQVTNVSPSASSEQMRTLFGFLGKIDELRLFPPDDSPLPVSSRVCFVKFHDPDSAVVAQHLTNTVFVDRALIVVPYAEGVIPDETKALSLLAPANAVAGLLPGGGLLPTPNPLTQIGAVPLAALGAPTLDPALAALGLPGANLNSQSLAADQLLKLMSTVDPKLNHVAAGLVSPSLKSDTSSKEIEEAMKRVREAQSLISAAIEPDKKEEKRRHSRSRSRSRRRRTPSSSRHRRSRSRSRRRSHSKSRSRRRSKSPRRRRSHSRERGRRSRSTSKTRDKKKEDKEKKRSKTPPKSYSTARRSRSASRERRRRRSRSGTRSPKKPRSPKRKLSRSPSPRRHKKEKKKDKDKERSRDERERSTSKKKKSKDKEKDREKKSESDKDVKQVTRDYDEEEQGYDSEKEKKEEKKSADSGSPKTKECSVEKGTGDSLRESKVNGDDHHEEDMDMSD, translated from the exons ATGAGCAACACCACCGTCGTCCCCAGCACTGCGGGCCCCGGTCCCAGCGGCGGGCCCGGCGGCGGAggtggcggcggaggcggcggcacCGAGGTAATCCAGGTGACGAATGTCTCCCCGAGCGCTAGCTCTGAGCAGATGCGGACTCTCTTCGGTTTCCTAGGCAAGATCGACGAACTGCGCCTCTTCCCGCCGGA tgaTTCACCTTTGCCAGTCTCATCTCGTGTCTGCTTTGTTAAATTCCATGATCCAGACTCAGCAGTTGTGGCACAGCATCTGACAAATACTGTATTCGTTGACAGAGCTTTGATAGTCGTACCATATGCAGAAG GAGTTATTCCTGATGAGACTAAGGCTTTGTCTCTGTTGGCACCAGCTAATGCAGTGGCAGGTCTTCTGCCTGGTGGTGGTCTCCTGCCTACACCTAACCCACTTACCCAG ATTGGCGCTGTTCCATTGGCTGCTTTAGGAGCTCCTACTCTTGATCCTGCCCTTGCTGCACTTGGGCTTCCTGGAGCAAACTTGAACTCTCAG TCTCTTGCTGCAGATCAGTTGCTGAAGCTTATGAGTACTGTTGATCCCaa GTTGAATCATGTAGCTGCTGGTCTTGTTTCACCAAGTCTGAAATCAGATACTTCTagtaaagaaatagaggaagccaTGAAAAGAGTACGAGAAGCCCAATCCCTGATATCTGCTGCTATAGAGCCAG ataaaaaagaagaaaaaagaaggcattcAAGATCAAGATCACGTTCACGCAGGAGGCGGACTCCTTCATCTTCCAGACACAG GCGATCAAGAAGCAGGTCCAGGAGGCGATCGCATTCTAAATCAAGGAGTAGACGACGATCCAAAAGTCCAAGACGGAGAAGATCTCATTCCAGAGAAAGAGGTAGAAGGTCAAGGAGCACATCAAAAACCAG agataaaaagaaggaagacaaagaaaagaaacgtTCCAAAACACCACCAAAAAGTTACAGCACCGCCAGACGTTCTAGAAGTGCAAGCAG AGagagacgaagaagaagaagccgaAGTGGGACAAGATCTCCTAAAAAACCTAGGTCTCCTAAAAGAAAATTGTCACGCTCACCGTCCCCTAGGAG AcataaaaaggagaagaagaaagataaagacaaagaaagaagcagagatgAAAGGGAACGATcaacaagcaaaaagaagaaaagtaaagataAGGAAAAGGAtcgggaaaaaaaatcagagagtgATAAAGATGTAAAA CAGGTTACACGGGATTATGATGAAGAAGAACAGGGCTATGACagtgaaaaagagaagaaagaggagaagaaatcaGCAGACTCTGGGTCCCCTAAAACCAAGGAATGTTCTGTTGAAAAAGGAACTGGTGATTCACTAAGAGAATCCAAAGTGAATGGGGATGATCATCATGAGGAAGACATGGATATGAGTGACTGA